In Kitasatospora viridis, the following are encoded in one genomic region:
- a CDS encoding IS1634 family transposase — MVERRLGALPASAEFLRRLDVAGIVDELCPIREVAHLTHGQVIEVLVANRLSAPAPLVRVGDWAREWAVEEVFGISPDLLGDDRLARALDAIAPHLEELVGTVGTQAIAEFGIDVSRIHWDMTSMSLFGAYEAQDEAFPQVKYGHPKDRRVDLKQIQAGLAVSGDGGIPLFHRVYDGGAGEVAQVVGAMNALRMMAGRRDFLLVADSKLVSHPNVTALLDAKVAFIAPAPAAKVPDEVYAALSLEDTQVVDHVPQRDAGKNARARETYRVLEDTHALPGRRKSDPVHILRRILVHSSGNARGRQSARAKRLARAAEDLDKLQRGAGGRFYGTAEKIAARIGVIARNHRVDDCLRTTVTTDETGRPGLEWHFDQQVLDAQEAVDGWYALLTNLTPEQASAEQVLLRYKGQAVVERRYHDFKGPLAVAPVFLQHNRRIAALITVICLALPVFCLIERQVRQALGPEQTMRGLYPDNRAVRPTGRMIFYHLASLMIRPGTATSPPVVLINRGVQAHLLELLGIDETRPRWLET; from the coding sequence GTGGTGGAGAGGCGTCTGGGCGCTCTGCCCGCCTCTGCCGAGTTTCTGCGCCGGCTGGACGTGGCCGGGATCGTCGATGAGCTGTGCCCGATCCGCGAGGTCGCGCACCTCACGCACGGCCAGGTGATCGAGGTGCTGGTCGCCAACCGGCTGTCCGCCCCGGCACCGCTGGTCCGCGTGGGCGACTGGGCCCGGGAGTGGGCGGTGGAGGAGGTCTTCGGCATCTCGCCGGACCTGCTGGGCGACGACCGGCTCGCCCGCGCCCTGGACGCGATCGCGCCGCATCTGGAGGAGCTGGTCGGCACCGTCGGCACCCAGGCCATCGCCGAGTTCGGCATCGACGTGTCCCGGATCCACTGGGACATGACCTCGATGTCCCTCTTCGGCGCCTACGAGGCCCAGGACGAGGCGTTCCCGCAGGTCAAGTACGGCCACCCCAAGGACCGCAGGGTCGACCTGAAGCAGATCCAGGCCGGCCTCGCGGTCAGCGGCGACGGCGGGATCCCGCTCTTCCACCGCGTCTACGACGGCGGCGCGGGAGAGGTCGCCCAGGTCGTCGGCGCGATGAACGCCCTGCGCATGATGGCCGGCCGCAGGGACTTCCTGCTCGTCGCGGACTCCAAGCTGGTGTCCCACCCCAACGTCACCGCCCTGCTGGACGCGAAGGTCGCCTTCATCGCCCCCGCCCCGGCCGCCAAGGTCCCCGACGAGGTCTACGCCGCCTTGAGCCTCGAAGACACGCAGGTGGTGGACCACGTCCCGCAACGCGACGCCGGCAAGAACGCCCGGGCCCGGGAGACGTATCGCGTGCTGGAGGACACCCACGCCCTGCCCGGGCGACGCAAGAGCGACCCGGTGCACATCCTGCGCAGGATCCTGGTCCACTCCAGCGGCAACGCCCGCGGCCGGCAGAGCGCCCGCGCCAAACGCCTGGCCCGCGCGGCCGAGGACCTGGACAAGCTCCAACGAGGCGCGGGCGGTCGCTTCTACGGCACAGCCGAGAAGATCGCCGCCCGCATCGGCGTGATCGCCAGGAACCACCGGGTCGACGACTGCCTGCGGACCACCGTCACCACCGACGAGACAGGCCGCCCCGGCCTGGAGTGGCACTTCGACCAACAGGTACTCGACGCCCAGGAGGCCGTCGACGGCTGGTACGCGCTGCTGACCAATCTCACCCCCGAGCAGGCCAGCGCCGAACAGGTCCTGTTGCGCTACAAGGGCCAGGCCGTGGTCGAACGCCGCTACCACGACTTCAAGGGCCCCCTCGCGGTCGCCCCCGTCTTCCTGCAGCACAACCGGCGCATCGCCGCCCTGATCACCGTGATCTGCCTGGCCCTGCCGGTCTTCTGCCTGATCGAACGTCAGGTCCGCCAGGCCCTGGGCCCAGAGCAGACCATGCGCGGCCTCTACCCCGACAACCGGGCCGTCCGCCCCACCGGCCGCATGATCTTCTACCACCTCGCCAGCCTCATGATCCGGCCCGGCACCGCGACCAGCCCACCCGTCGTCCTCATCAACCGAGGAGTCCAAGCACACCTGCTCGAACTCCTCGGCATCGACGAAACCCGACCCCGCTGGCTGGAAACCTAA
- a CDS encoding endonuclease/exonuclease/phosphatase family protein — MNLEHDGWTPDGRGGGHLDKWYAAHEELARLPLDVLFCQERTHSAANGQHLMHVAERMLAMRGFLAPASPAESPNPCAVFVREDTFRVTGQWPQSANWWHAPCAVSVTYSEEPVRIQLASVHLSSRSAAQRKTETENIITWQQPQRALVVAGDFNSYSASGLETTPAPDWPNLPDQRHRAQRTLDGHTPDTVPDRILTSVGMADAAVLAARLGHAGALDPTASMIPGKWPRQGPAQRIDRQYVSGALAPALRSFEVVPLPGLSDHALTLSTWDPDLFLAGLHCHSSSDQRSGTGLDGA; from the coding sequence TTGAACCTGGAGCACGACGGCTGGACGCCGGACGGCCGCGGCGGCGGCCACCTCGACAAGTGGTACGCCGCCCACGAGGAACTGGCCCGACTGCCCCTGGACGTGCTGTTCTGCCAGGAGCGCACCCACTCCGCCGCCAACGGCCAGCACCTGATGCACGTCGCCGAGCGGATGCTTGCCATGCGCGGCTTCCTCGCCCCGGCCAGCCCGGCCGAATCCCCCAACCCCTGCGCCGTCTTCGTGCGCGAGGACACCTTCCGCGTCACCGGACAGTGGCCGCAGAGCGCCAACTGGTGGCACGCGCCATGCGCGGTCTCCGTCACCTACTCCGAGGAGCCGGTCCGCATCCAGCTCGCCTCCGTGCACCTGTCGTCCCGCTCTGCGGCTCAACGTAAGACCGAAACGGAGAACATCATCACCTGGCAGCAGCCACAGCGTGCGCTCGTCGTCGCCGGTGACTTCAACTCCTACTCCGCCAGCGGGCTCGAGACCACCCCCGCGCCGGACTGGCCCAACCTCCCGGACCAGCGCCACCGCGCGCAGCGCACCCTCGACGGCCACACCCCCGACACCGTGCCCGACCGCATCCTCACCAGCGTCGGAATGGCCGACGCCGCCGTCCTGGCCGCCCGTCTGGGCCACGCCGGCGCGCTCGACCCGACCGCGAGCATGATCCCCGGCAAGTGGCCGCGGCAGGGCCCGGCCCAGCGGATCGACCGCCAGTACGTCTCCGGCGCGCTCGCCCCCGCCCTGCGAAGCTTCGAGGTCGTGCCACTGCCCGGCCTGTCCGACCACGCCCTGACCCTGTCTACCTGGGATCCCGACCTGTTCCTGGCCGGCCTCCACTGCCACTCCAGCTCCGACCAGCGCTCCGGCACCGGGCTGGACGGCGCCTGA
- a CDS encoding terpene synthase family protein — MPMSIKGEVTDPRLADLDSSIRNWLTSNRLVLNVDAFLGHGYLALCLRAWPDSTGARLDLAVRWAIWTWAADDILDSALLDSDQAREFAADVGRAISGGGLTGAIHPAVAALVPLAMETRSLMPVEWWRKYQHEMSAWLSSATDRLARYVLPRRVPSLRAYQAIRPDDGGMLLAAAWCELATGCVTDVLDDPLVRVLLMTFSTVGYLANDLVADEGDVFTVVRALARTEGLSAEEAHGRAVALLAAELERWQYLCGVVQDDGEDGYTPPRLAMSPMGLETVVDTRRVARIFDQFLRALVEWTATSTRYASVPAAAEAGA, encoded by the coding sequence ATGCCGATGTCGATCAAGGGGGAAGTCACAGATCCCCGCCTCGCCGACCTGGACTCCAGCATCCGGAACTGGCTGACGTCCAACCGGCTCGTCCTGAACGTGGATGCGTTCCTCGGCCACGGGTACCTAGCGCTGTGCCTGCGGGCGTGGCCCGACAGCACCGGCGCCCGGCTCGACCTTGCGGTGCGCTGGGCGATCTGGACGTGGGCCGCGGACGACATCCTCGACAGTGCGCTGCTCGATTCCGACCAGGCCCGGGAGTTCGCCGCGGACGTGGGCCGCGCGATCTCCGGTGGAGGGCTGACCGGTGCCATTCACCCCGCTGTGGCCGCGCTCGTACCGCTGGCCATGGAGACTCGGTCCCTGATGCCGGTTGAGTGGTGGCGGAAATACCAGCATGAGATGTCCGCGTGGCTGAGCTCGGCCACGGACAGACTCGCCCGGTACGTGCTGCCGCGCCGAGTGCCGTCGCTCCGGGCCTACCAGGCCATCCGTCCGGACGATGGCGGGATGCTGCTGGCCGCGGCCTGGTGCGAGCTCGCGACCGGGTGTGTGACCGACGTTCTCGACGATCCGCTGGTGCGGGTGTTGTTGATGACGTTCTCGACGGTCGGTTATCTGGCCAACGACCTGGTCGCCGATGAGGGCGACGTCTTCACCGTTGTCCGGGCGCTCGCTCGCACCGAGGGACTGTCGGCCGAAGAGGCGCACGGCCGGGCGGTGGCCCTGCTGGCTGCCGAGCTGGAGCGCTGGCAGTACCTGTGTGGGGTGGTGCAGGACGATGGTGAGGACGGGTACACACCGCCTCGGCTGGCCATGTCACCGATGGGCCTGGAGACCGTAGTGGACACGCGCCGGGTTGCCCGCATCTTCGACCAGTTCCTTCGGGCACTGGTGGAGTGGACAGCGACCAGCACGCGGTACGCCTCGGTGCCGGCCGCCGCCGAGGCGGGTGCGTGA
- a CDS encoding IS1634 family transposase: protein MYVRKTQRRNKDGSVVRYVQLATNRRVGGTTQADVLLNLGREDKLDLDSLRRLVASLNRYLGDTDVDVAEPLGVEGGPLEVVASRPLGAVWLLDGLWKLLGIDQALAKVLDARRFRTDVERALFALVANRAVAPDSKRAASEWASRDVVIPGAGEIAEQHAYRAMDLLVGEDTQSAVQEAVFFAAANLLDLEVDLIFFDTTSTYFERDDADTADGALRRYGHSKDHRKDLPQVVIGLAVTREGIPVRCWTWAGNTSDQSVIEQVKADLRAWRLGRVVTVTDSGFSGEANLACLARAGGHYITGVKMREGSAKAAEALARQGRYQHVRDNLRVKEVRLDSDPGRRWIICHNPAEAERDKLRREQQLQAITEELDRIAAARAADAKKARERAAKAGLKRAVMPSDAPHRKAECALRDHPSLGRWLKQSTTGRLSIDRAKAKTEANLDGKYLLATSDPDLTAEDVALGYKNLLEAERAFRTMKSTLYLRPVYHRLDDRIRAHVLLCWLALLLIRVAERRTDLTWRTIRTELQRIHQVTLAGPAGRLEQTTQTTDTHERIFKSCGIPMPAKLSGLTTAE, encoded by the coding sequence ATGTACGTGCGGAAGACCCAGCGGCGGAACAAGGACGGCAGCGTTGTTCGGTACGTGCAGCTGGCCACGAACCGGCGGGTGGGCGGCACGACGCAGGCTGACGTGCTGCTCAACCTCGGGCGGGAGGACAAGCTTGATTTGGACTCCCTGCGGCGTCTGGTCGCGTCCTTGAACCGCTACCTCGGCGACACGGACGTGGACGTCGCCGAGCCGCTGGGCGTCGAGGGTGGCCCGCTGGAGGTGGTGGCCTCCCGCCCGCTCGGTGCGGTCTGGCTGCTGGACGGCCTGTGGAAGCTGCTGGGCATCGACCAGGCCCTGGCCAAGGTGCTGGACGCGCGCCGGTTTCGCACGGACGTGGAGCGGGCGCTGTTCGCGCTGGTCGCCAACCGGGCGGTGGCACCGGACTCCAAGCGGGCCGCGAGTGAGTGGGCGAGTCGGGACGTGGTGATCCCCGGCGCGGGTGAGATCGCCGAACAGCACGCCTACCGGGCCATGGATCTGCTCGTCGGCGAAGACACCCAATCCGCCGTGCAGGAAGCGGTGTTCTTCGCCGCGGCGAACCTCCTCGACCTAGAGGTCGACCTGATCTTCTTCGACACCACCAGCACCTACTTCGAACGCGACGACGCCGACACCGCGGACGGGGCCCTTCGCCGCTACGGGCACTCCAAGGACCACCGCAAGGACCTCCCGCAGGTCGTGATCGGCCTGGCCGTCACTCGCGAGGGCATCCCGGTCCGCTGCTGGACCTGGGCCGGGAACACGAGCGACCAGAGCGTGATCGAGCAGGTCAAAGCCGATCTGCGGGCCTGGCGCCTGGGCCGGGTGGTCACCGTCACCGACTCCGGCTTCTCCGGCGAGGCCAACCTCGCCTGCCTCGCCCGCGCCGGCGGGCACTACATCACCGGCGTCAAGATGCGCGAAGGCTCCGCAAAAGCTGCCGAGGCCCTCGCCAGGCAGGGCCGCTACCAGCACGTCCGGGACAACCTGCGGGTCAAGGAGGTCCGCCTGGACTCCGATCCCGGCAGACGCTGGATCATCTGCCACAACCCCGCCGAAGCCGAACGGGACAAGCTTCGGCGCGAGCAGCAACTCCAGGCGATCACCGAAGAACTCGACCGGATCGCCGCCGCCCGCGCGGCGGACGCCAAGAAGGCCAGGGAGCGCGCCGCCAAGGCCGGCCTCAAGCGAGCCGTCATGCCGTCCGACGCGCCCCACCGCAAGGCCGAGTGCGCACTGCGGGACCACCCCTCCCTCGGCCGCTGGCTCAAGCAGTCCACGACCGGCCGACTGTCCATCGACCGCGCCAAGGCCAAGACCGAGGCCAACCTCGACGGGAAGTACCTGCTGGCCACGTCCGACCCGGACCTGACGGCCGAGGATGTCGCACTCGGCTACAAGAACCTCCTGGAAGCCGAACGAGCCTTCCGCACCATGAAGTCGACCTTGTATCTGCGGCCGGTCTACCACCGCCTCGACGACCGCATCCGCGCTCACGTCCTGCTCTGCTGGCTCGCGCTGCTACTGATCCGCGTCGCCGAACGCCGCACCGACCTCACCTGGCGGACCATCAGAACCGAACTGCAGCGCATCCATCAGGTCACCCTCGCCGGGCCCGCCGGACGGCTCGAACAGACCACCCAGACCACCGACACCCACGAGCGGATCTTCAAGAGCTGCGGCATCCCGATGCCGGCAAAGTTGAGCGGCCTCACCACCGCCGAATAG
- a CDS encoding helix-turn-helix domain-containing protein yields MASPDPDSIGIRIAATRKVRQLTQRALAERADISYSLMFQIEQGRKPASSTVLAALARGLSVSVADLTGQPYLEELRADQLDGLIQPIREALDLYDLGVDPDVAVRHLPEVLAHADRLCALVRAGDLRTASTELPGLITEMTTAAHSATDSRIWSALASTYRSAYDVATKLGFQDLASIALDRMAWASERASDAVSASIRQYLRSLSYLRAGHYRTGMRLAEAGRRLATQADPGIEREAVTGQLHLGSAVLAARAGQSDEVAEHIELAGRIADGTGEVGRIRWLTFGPTNVAVHHASALIDQCLYAEALDVARTITVPPDWPASRAAHHHAEIARAQLWSGRPGPAFQGLLKARELAPQQTRHSPMVRDTMASIVRAQRTIPNTVSNYAAWLGM; encoded by the coding sequence ATGGCCTCCCCAGACCCAGACAGCATCGGCATTCGGATCGCGGCAACCCGTAAGGTGCGTCAGCTGACCCAGCGGGCGCTCGCCGAACGCGCCGACATCTCCTACAGCCTGATGTTCCAGATCGAGCAGGGCAGGAAGCCGGCCAGTTCGACCGTGCTGGCCGCCCTCGCCAGAGGCTTGTCGGTTTCCGTTGCCGACCTCACGGGCCAGCCGTACTTGGAGGAGCTGCGCGCGGACCAGCTCGATGGGCTGATCCAACCGATTCGCGAAGCGCTCGATTTGTACGACCTCGGTGTGGATCCCGATGTTGCAGTCCGACATCTGCCGGAGGTTCTCGCCCACGCCGACCGACTTTGTGCCCTGGTGCGGGCCGGCGATCTGCGTACAGCCTCAACGGAACTGCCCGGGCTGATCACGGAGATGACGACTGCTGCTCACTCCGCGACCGACTCCCGTATCTGGTCCGCACTCGCCAGCACGTACCGCAGCGCGTACGACGTAGCCACGAAGTTGGGCTTCCAGGACCTGGCGAGTATCGCGCTCGACCGCATGGCCTGGGCGTCGGAGCGTGCGTCAGACGCGGTCAGCGCCAGCATCCGCCAGTACCTGCGCTCGCTCTCGTACCTGAGGGCGGGGCATTACCGCACCGGAATGCGGCTCGCCGAGGCAGGTCGACGGCTGGCTACGCAGGCCGACCCCGGGATCGAGCGCGAGGCCGTCACCGGCCAACTACATCTCGGCTCTGCGGTGCTGGCGGCGCGTGCCGGGCAGTCCGACGAAGTTGCCGAGCACATCGAGCTCGCTGGCCGCATTGCGGACGGCACGGGCGAGGTTGGCCGCATTCGGTGGCTCACCTTCGGGCCCACCAACGTTGCCGTTCACCATGCCAGCGCCCTGATCGACCAGTGCCTGTACGCGGAGGCTCTGGACGTGGCTCGCACCATCACGGTGCCGCCCGACTGGCCAGCGAGCCGGGCCGCGCACCATCACGCCGAGATTGCACGAGCTCAGCTGTGGAGCGGGCGACCAGGACCAGCCTTCCAAGGACTTTTGAAGGCACGTGAGTTGGCACCACAGCAGACGCGGCACAGCCCGATGGTGCGGGACACCATGGCCTCGATCGTTCGCGCCCAGCGAACCATCCCGAACACGGTCTCGAACTACGCGGCGTGGCTTGGCATGTAG
- a CDS encoding flavoprotein → MSTDRVLYLLGAAAPPVLDLVPVIEQAQADGWDVCLGLTPTAADWLTESIPSLEQLTGHPVRHRHRRPGEADPWPAADVALVAPATFNTLNAWALGLTSAWLVAFAAEAIGKGIPLVTMPCVNQALVAHPQFDRTIATLRGAGVEVLLGPGGFEPNPPGQGRPAGYPWPAALEAVRKRVG, encoded by the coding sequence ATGTCGACCGATCGCGTGCTCTACCTGCTGGGCGCCGCAGCGCCGCCCGTGCTTGACCTCGTGCCCGTCATCGAGCAGGCCCAGGCCGACGGATGGGACGTGTGTCTCGGTCTCACCCCCACGGCCGCCGACTGGCTGACCGAGAGCATTCCGAGCCTGGAACAGCTGACCGGCCATCCCGTCCGCCACCGGCACCGCCGACCGGGCGAAGCCGATCCGTGGCCCGCCGCGGATGTCGCGCTGGTCGCGCCCGCCACGTTCAACACCCTCAACGCGTGGGCCCTCGGACTCACCTCCGCGTGGCTGGTGGCATTCGCGGCCGAGGCGATCGGCAAGGGCATCCCCCTGGTGACGATGCCCTGCGTCAACCAGGCGCTGGTTGCTCACCCGCAGTTCGATCGCACGATCGCGACGCTGCGCGGGGCCGGCGTGGAGGTGCTGCTCGGCCCGGGCGGGTTCGAGCCGAACCCGCCCGGGCAGGGGCGGCCAGCCGGGTACCCGTGGCCGGCGGCCCTTGAGGCGGTGCGGAAGCGGGTGGGGTAG
- a CDS encoding NUDIX domain-containing protein — MKDFKSGNAIITTPDGMVLLHLRAEDDRISFPGHWSVPGGFPNPGETPYETTRRELREETGLDVEGLLPFEVIYHPDDDPRRRFFHAVVDVDPAELVLGEGQELRLVALAEAQSMKVPPAIKDYLRQLEGHLRIGKPRVWASIDRLHRRLSEHNGADGDFLAYQVLKVQEEAGEAAQALLGVRGANPYKGFSHTMDDLQGELCDVIAAAMVALRATTPDAASLLSEHVARWER, encoded by the coding sequence GTGAAGGACTTCAAGAGCGGTAACGCCATCATCACCACCCCCGACGGGATGGTGCTGCTTCACCTCCGGGCCGAGGACGACAGGATTTCCTTCCCCGGGCACTGGTCCGTTCCGGGCGGCTTCCCGAATCCGGGTGAGACGCCCTACGAGACCACGCGCCGCGAGCTGCGGGAGGAGACCGGCCTGGACGTGGAGGGGCTCCTGCCGTTCGAGGTGATCTACCACCCTGACGACGACCCTCGGCGCCGGTTCTTCCACGCCGTCGTGGACGTGGACCCGGCGGAGCTTGTGCTCGGCGAGGGCCAGGAGCTGCGCCTGGTGGCGCTCGCCGAGGCGCAGTCGATGAAGGTGCCCCCGGCGATCAAGGACTACCTCCGCCAGTTGGAGGGGCACCTCAGGATCGGCAAGCCCCGGGTGTGGGCCTCGATCGACCGCCTCCACCGGCGCCTGTCCGAGCACAACGGGGCCGACGGGGATTTCCTGGCGTACCAAGTCCTGAAGGTCCAGGAAGAGGCCGGCGAAGCCGCCCAGGCCCTGCTCGGGGTCCGCGGAGCGAACCCGTACAAGGGGTTCAGCCACACCATGGACGACCTCCAGGGCGAGCTGTGCGACGTGATCGCCGCCGCGATGGTGGCACTTCGGGCCACGACACCGGACGCCGCGTCGCTGCTCTCGGAGCACGTCGCGAGGTGGGAGCGGTGA